A region from the Candidatus Binatia bacterium genome encodes:
- a CDS encoding crotonase/enoyl-CoA hydratase family protein: MNFSSPVLSIEIDGHVATLWLDRPEKRNAMSHEMWSNLRPAIDAIAAEPEVRAVVLAGRGKSFCVGIDLGDLGNQPAAGDDRGAGKTSGALANLRQMEVTRAFQDAITAVAECPLPVVAAIHSHCLGAGIDLVTACDIRLASQDATFGVRETKIGIVADVGTLQRLPGIVGDGHVAELAYTGKDIDAKRAEKIGLVNDVYEDEAAVQAAALAMAEDIAANAPLAVRGTKFILRQSEELTTEQSLLLNGLWTMATTLNSNDLMEAMSAFMEKRPAKFSGS; the protein is encoded by the coding sequence ATGAATTTTTCCTCGCCCGTATTGAGCATCGAAATCGATGGGCACGTAGCCACGCTCTGGCTGGATCGCCCGGAGAAGCGAAATGCCATGTCCCACGAAATGTGGAGTAACCTTCGACCTGCGATCGATGCCATTGCAGCTGAACCCGAAGTTCGCGCTGTCGTGCTGGCAGGTCGTGGCAAGAGCTTTTGTGTTGGTATCGATCTGGGTGATTTGGGCAACCAGCCGGCGGCGGGTGACGATCGGGGGGCAGGCAAGACGTCGGGCGCTCTTGCGAATCTCAGACAGATGGAAGTGACGCGCGCCTTTCAGGATGCGATCACAGCCGTGGCCGAATGCCCGTTGCCGGTCGTCGCGGCGATTCACTCGCATTGTCTCGGTGCCGGGATCGACTTGGTGACGGCCTGTGATATCCGCCTCGCCTCGCAGGATGCGACGTTCGGGGTCAGGGAGACCAAAATCGGTATTGTTGCCGATGTGGGCACCTTGCAGCGACTGCCCGGGATCGTCGGAGACGGTCATGTCGCCGAACTGGCTTATACCGGCAAGGATATCGACGCGAAGCGTGCGGAGAAAATCGGTTTGGTCAACGATGTCTACGAGGACGAAGCCGCCGTTCAGGCCGCGGCATTGGCGATGGCGGAGGACATAGCCGCCAACGCCCCTTTGGCGGTGCGCGGAACGAAGTTCATTCTGCGACAAAGTGAAGAACTGACCACTGAGCAAAGCCTGTTGCTCAACGGTCTCTGGACCATGGCGACGACCCTGAACTCGAATGACTTGATGGAGGCGATGTCGGCCTTTATGGAAAAACGCCCCGCGAAGTTCAGCGGTAGCTAG
- a CDS encoding cytochrome P450 — MQKSSLPTTEDIIGPDTFAQHGYPHAAWKRLRNEAPVHWFELEGGVGFWAITKREDIVSISKQPNRFLNGPRLAIFEEGAPVEGERTLARHLLNMDPPDHQAFRRVGAGWFTPRSIQRRSEEVRRITRDLLDEMAGDGEEREGDFVADFAAPLTLNVLADMLGVPREDWHLMFQWTNQIAGSADEEYQSGDEPYDGLEQARVGLFEYFTDLAEERRKVPRDDMVSVLANVEMDGGPMPAFELLSYFLLLVVAGNETTRNSASGGLLALIDHPEEMAKLQKDPSLVDDAVEEIARWTAPVIQFCRTATEDFELRGQTIRANESMCLLYPSANRDEDAFEDPDRFRVDRNPNPHVGFGIGEHFCLGAHLARLELRVIFEELSARLESVELAGPVERMRSSFLGGVKRMPLRYRLRPGRRARRTRA; from the coding sequence ATGCAAAAGTCCTCTTTGCCGACGACCGAAGATATCATCGGGCCCGATACGTTCGCACAGCATGGGTATCCTCACGCTGCCTGGAAGAGGCTTCGAAACGAAGCGCCCGTTCATTGGTTCGAGCTCGAAGGAGGGGTGGGCTTTTGGGCGATTACGAAGCGTGAGGACATCGTCTCCATCTCGAAGCAACCAAATCGCTTCCTGAACGGCCCCCGTCTGGCGATCTTTGAAGAGGGCGCGCCGGTCGAGGGCGAGAGGACTCTCGCCCGTCACCTGCTCAATATGGACCCACCGGACCATCAGGCGTTTCGCCGCGTGGGTGCCGGTTGGTTTACGCCGCGCAGTATCCAGCGACGCAGCGAGGAGGTTCGGAGGATCACACGCGATTTGTTGGACGAGATGGCCGGCGATGGCGAGGAGCGCGAGGGCGATTTCGTGGCCGATTTTGCCGCGCCTCTCACACTAAACGTTCTGGCCGATATGCTCGGGGTGCCGCGCGAGGACTGGCATTTGATGTTTCAGTGGACCAATCAGATCGCGGGGTCCGCAGACGAGGAATATCAGAGCGGCGATGAGCCTTATGACGGACTTGAGCAGGCGCGGGTTGGTTTGTTCGAGTATTTCACGGATCTTGCCGAGGAGCGCCGCAAGGTGCCGCGCGACGATATGGTCAGTGTTCTGGCGAACGTGGAGATGGACGGGGGGCCGATGCCGGCCTTCGAGCTCCTGTCCTACTTCTTGTTGCTGGTCGTTGCGGGAAACGAGACCACTCGGAACTCGGCCAGTGGAGGCCTGCTCGCGTTGATCGACCATCCCGAGGAAATGGCAAAGCTGCAAAAAGACCCTTCTCTGGTCGATGATGCCGTCGAGGAGATCGCCCGCTGGACGGCCCCTGTGATTCAGTTCTGCCGCACCGCGACCGAGGACTTTGAGCTTCGTGGTCAGACGATCCGGGCGAACGAGTCGATGTGTCTGCTCTACCCGTCGGCGAATCGAGATGAGGATGCGTTCGAGGACCCCGATCGGTTTCGCGTGGATCGAAACCCGAACCCGCACGTAGGATTCGGCATTGGAGAGCACTTCTGCCTGGGCGCGCACCTGGCGCGGCTGGAGTTGCGCGTGATCTTCGAGGAGCTGTCTGCGCGGTTGGAGTCGGTGGAGCTTGCTGGCCCGGTCGAGCGAATGCGCTCGAGCTTTCTTGGCGGTGTAAAGCGAATGCCCCTGCGCTACCGGCTGCGGCCCGGCAGGCGCGCGCGCCGCACCCGAGCTTGA
- a CDS encoding MFS transporter, with protein MNAERSERGPRGFRVWWPWCVAVLFLLWQVDFQFAYSFFADSIQREFQLTAFETASISLAYLLAYGLMQLPAGILLDRFGARRLLPIAAGFSALSVFLFSEAQGFWTLLASRILAGAFMAFVFPGTGKIARDRLPARRFALAMALADMCFGIGAISAVFIPTLFADTPWRLLMQGQALLGLALAAALWTTLFFTDSDHGPPQAEGSSEGRIRRRIIDALRLPLVRYGIGLYAWGAGLTFGFGGYWNIKLQEACGCTAAEISKLEMGLFSGLAAGMLIAGILGSRVERLRGIFRISTTLTLLLMAVTLMVSSSASTDQLLALMVGLGLLFGTCSLSFAVAGYGLPANQSATVVAIVNAAGCLSGALLQALPIWLGAGSASDSTVSITYLGIALFGVWVAWRLPSLKDPD; from the coding sequence ATGAACGCCGAAAGATCGGAGAGAGGCCCGAGAGGGTTCAGGGTCTGGTGGCCCTGGTGCGTCGCGGTGCTCTTTCTTCTCTGGCAGGTCGATTTTCAATTCGCCTACAGTTTTTTTGCCGACTCGATCCAACGAGAGTTCCAGCTCACAGCGTTCGAGACCGCCTCGATCTCGCTTGCCTACTTGCTCGCCTACGGTCTGATGCAATTGCCGGCGGGGATTCTTCTCGATCGATTCGGGGCCCGTCGCCTTCTTCCGATTGCCGCCGGCTTTTCGGCGCTATCGGTCTTCTTGTTTTCCGAAGCCCAGGGCTTTTGGACCCTCCTCGCCTCGCGAATTCTGGCCGGGGCCTTCATGGCTTTTGTGTTTCCGGGGACCGGAAAGATCGCACGTGATCGGCTCCCCGCGCGTCGCTTTGCCCTGGCGATGGCACTTGCGGATATGTGCTTCGGGATCGGCGCCATTTCCGCGGTCTTTATCCCAACCCTTTTCGCCGATACTCCATGGCGACTCCTCATGCAGGGCCAGGCGCTTCTGGGCCTGGCCCTGGCCGCGGCGCTCTGGACCACCCTCTTTTTTACGGACTCCGACCACGGGCCGCCTCAGGCGGAGGGCAGCAGTGAAGGTCGTATCAGACGAAGGATCATAGACGCGCTCAGGCTACCGCTCGTGCGCTACGGGATCGGCCTCTATGCTTGGGGTGCCGGACTCACGTTCGGCTTTGGTGGCTACTGGAACATCAAGCTCCAGGAGGCGTGCGGCTGCACGGCTGCCGAGATCTCAAAATTGGAGATGGGGCTCTTCTCAGGGCTTGCCGCAGGCATGCTCATCGCCGGAATCCTCGGCAGCCGCGTCGAGCGCCTCCGCGGGATCTTCCGAATCTCGACGACCTTGACGCTGCTCCTGATGGCGGTGACTCTGATGGTTTCGTCATCCGCCTCCACCGACCAGCTTCTGGCTCTGATGGTGGGCCTCGGCCTGCTTTTTGGAACCTGCTCGCTGAGTTTTGCGGTCGCCGGCTACGGACTTCCGGCAAATCAGTCGGCCACCGTTGTGGCCATCGTCAACGCAGCCGGCTGTTTGAGCGGGGCTCTTCTGCAGGCGCTTCCGATCTGGCTTGGCGCCGGCAGCGCCAGCGACTCGACCGTCAGTATCACCTATCTCGGAATCGCATTATTCGGGGTCTGGGTCGCCTGGCGATTGCCGAGCCTGAAGGATCCTGACTGA
- a CDS encoding amidase, whose translation MELAFATAATLAAKIREKEISSRELTDLYIERIDAYDGQINAVVVRDFEGARHRADAADAALARGEVLGPLHGVPMTIKEAYDIEGLPTTWGIPAFARNIASTDAESVRRFKAAGAHFLGKTNVPIQLADFQSYNEIYGTTNNPWNLERIPGGSSGGSAAALAAGLTALEAGSDIGGSIRNPAHFCGVYGHKPTWNIVPQRGHALPGMLASPDIAVVGPLARSAEDLALALELVSGPEELVEAGWKLDLPAPRQKTLADFRVALWADDERAPVSAEISARVQAVGDRLARLGATVSDHARPAFDPSLSHDVYQSMLQGAMSAGIPDAEFSGLQGHAAAMDPGDPSANAQMLRAVVQTHRDWIRQNNQRAALRMAWKNFYQEWDILLCPQSPTVAFPHDHAPQGARTLDVDGIAQPYFQQVFWAGLITVAYLPSTVFPTGLSEAGLPIGLQAVGGEYQDRTCIEFARLMANEFGGFVSPPAY comes from the coding sequence ATGGAATTGGCGTTTGCTACCGCTGCAACCCTTGCTGCAAAGATTCGTGAGAAAGAAATCAGTTCACGCGAACTGACGGATCTCTACATTGAGAGGATCGATGCGTACGACGGCCAGATCAATGCCGTTGTTGTCCGGGACTTCGAGGGTGCCCGGCACAGGGCTGATGCCGCGGATGCTGCACTGGCACGGGGTGAGGTGCTCGGCCCTTTGCACGGCGTGCCCATGACCATCAAGGAAGCCTATGACATCGAAGGGCTACCCACGACCTGGGGGATCCCGGCCTTTGCCCGGAATATCGCATCCACGGATGCCGAGAGCGTACGGCGGTTCAAGGCAGCCGGTGCGCACTTTCTGGGCAAGACGAACGTGCCGATCCAGCTTGCTGATTTTCAGAGCTATAACGAGATCTATGGAACCACCAATAATCCCTGGAACCTCGAGCGCATCCCCGGGGGCTCGTCGGGCGGGTCAGCCGCGGCTTTGGCGGCCGGTCTGACGGCGCTGGAAGCGGGCTCGGATATTGGCGGATCGATCCGGAACCCGGCTCATTTCTGCGGAGTATATGGTCATAAACCGACCTGGAATATCGTGCCGCAGCGAGGGCACGCATTACCCGGCATGTTGGCCTCCCCTGATATTGCGGTCGTCGGCCCTCTGGCGCGCAGCGCCGAGGATCTGGCGCTGGCGCTGGAGTTGGTAAGCGGCCCCGAGGAACTCGTGGAAGCCGGCTGGAAACTCGACCTGCCAGCACCGCGACAGAAAACGCTCGCAGACTTCCGGGTGGCCCTGTGGGCCGACGATGAGCGGGCGCCTGTGAGTGCCGAGATCTCCGCGCGGGTGCAGGCGGTGGGGGATCGGCTCGCGAGGCTTGGTGCAACGGTTTCGGATCATGCGCGACCCGCGTTTGATCCCTCGCTCAGTCACGATGTCTATCAATCCATGTTGCAGGGAGCGATGAGCGCCGGGATTCCGGATGCGGAATTTTCCGGCTTGCAGGGGCATGCAGCCGCCATGGACCCCGGTGATCCGTCTGCCAATGCACAGATGCTGCGAGCCGTAGTGCAGACCCACCGTGATTGGATTCGGCAGAATAACCAGCGTGCGGCCCTGCGGATGGCCTGGAAGAATTTCTATCAGGAATGGGATATTCTGCTCTGCCCGCAGTCGCCGACGGTGGCCTTCCCCCATGATCATGCGCCGCAAGGCGCGCGTACCCTCGACGTGGACGGTATAGCCCAGCCCTATTTCCAACAGGTTTTTTGGGCCGGTCTGATCACGGTCGCCTATCTGCCCAGCACGGTCTTTCCGACGGGCCTGTCGGAAGCAGGTCTGCCGATCGGCCTGCAGGCGGTCGGCGGCGAGTATCAGGATCGCACGTGCATCGAGTTTGCTCGTCTGATGGCAAACGAGTTTGGGGGCTTCGTGTCGCCTCCTGCTTACTGA
- a CDS encoding GDSL-type esterase/lipase family protein: MRILINFPWQIALLCCISLTAGCSDSDSGPALPAWEDAPCETVSSLNQYDGLMSRWKEQTDAAPFEAGRMVFTGSSSIRFWEQLQEDLSPWAPIQRGFGGAISWNLVEYIDETIIRHDPAAVVIFVGTNDIAVDLGPTVVVDSYRCIVETVAQELGDDVSIHYIAITPTPLRWDQWSEANQANEEIAALASQWRGLHFIDTSPAFLATGEPPAADLFISDGLHLSDAGYAIWAEEIREHLEATVPKFSAVFDPLEPGTTLLVDLGPGNPEDGLLAPSPDGFGRHWNSWHPVEANTLLSSGEHLGSLVTTSGEATSLRLTFSGATKFSAGLRDGGLLDPSEAFLGDLAVPEATADFLYVSATGTVLVGRGSLTFEGLDPDASLQLRLFASRAGLEMETVVYRVSGAGAPQSRTLNSSGDELASGDGFAGNQDTVVMFEGLAADTSGRLHVDFEPQGGALGSTASLALIELKIVP, from the coding sequence ATGAGAATTTTGATAAATTTCCCATGGCAGATCGCTCTACTGTGCTGCATTTCCCTGACGGCTGGATGCTCGGATAGCGATTCAGGCCCAGCGCTTCCCGCGTGGGAGGATGCTCCGTGCGAAACGGTTTCTTCATTGAACCAATACGACGGTCTGATGTCGCGGTGGAAGGAACAGACCGATGCGGCCCCGTTCGAAGCGGGCCGTATGGTGTTCACCGGCAGTTCCAGTATTCGCTTCTGGGAACAACTCCAGGAAGACCTGTCTCCCTGGGCGCCGATTCAAAGAGGTTTCGGCGGAGCAATCAGCTGGAATCTGGTCGAATATATCGACGAAACGATAATCCGTCACGACCCCGCAGCTGTCGTGATCTTCGTGGGCACCAACGATATCGCCGTCGACCTGGGACCGACAGTCGTGGTCGATTCTTACAGGTGTATCGTGGAGACAGTCGCTCAGGAACTGGGGGACGATGTCTCGATTCACTACATCGCAATCACACCGACGCCGTTGCGCTGGGATCAGTGGAGTGAGGCCAACCAGGCCAACGAGGAGATCGCGGCATTGGCAAGCCAGTGGCGTGGACTGCATTTCATCGATACTTCTCCGGCCTTCCTGGCAACCGGAGAGCCCCCTGCGGCCGATCTCTTCATCTCGGATGGGCTCCATCTATCCGACGCAGGGTATGCCATCTGGGCAGAGGAAATTCGTGAGCATCTCGAAGCGACCGTGCCGAAATTTTCAGCAGTGTTCGATCCATTGGAGCCCGGAACCACCCTGCTTGTCGACCTCGGCCCCGGAAATCCGGAGGATGGACTGCTGGCGCCCTCGCCAGATGGTTTTGGCCGGCATTGGAACAGCTGGCATCCTGTCGAGGCGAATACGTTGTTGAGTTCCGGCGAACATCTGGGAAGTCTTGTCACGACATCAGGAGAAGCCACTTCGCTTCGCTTGACGTTTTCCGGTGCGACGAAGTTTAGCGCAGGCTTGCGTGACGGTGGCCTCCTCGATCCTTCCGAAGCGTTTCTGGGCGATCTCGCGGTGCCGGAAGCCACCGCAGATTTTCTTTATGTATCTGCGACCGGCACGGTGCTTGTCGGCCGAGGTTCACTAACTTTCGAGGGGCTTGATCCGGACGCCTCGCTGCAACTCCGTCTGTTTGCCAGCAGGGCCGGCCTCGAGATGGAAACCGTCGTCTATCGAGTATCGGGGGCCGGCGCGCCGCAATCGCGGACGCTGAACTCGTCTGGTGATGAGCTGGCTTCCGGCGACGGGTTTGCGGGGAACCAGGACACGGTTGTGATGTTTGAGGGGCTTGCTGCCGATACGAGTGGCAGACTGCATGTCGATTTTGAGCCTCAAGGCGGCGCGCTGGGCAGCACGGCCAGCCTTGCGCTGATCGAGCTGAAGATCGTCCCGTGA
- a CDS encoding YtoQ family protein, producing MTWNVYLSGEIHTDWREQILKGAGLRKLPVEFTSAVTDHDASDAAGDLLGAEGNPFWRDHKSAKVNSMRTRTLIEKCDLAVVRFGEKYKQWNAAFDAGCCAALGKPYITLHDEAIIHPLKEVDGAAMAWAQTTDQVVEMLAYVIDQK from the coding sequence ATGACCTGGAATGTATATTTGTCGGGAGAGATCCATACCGACTGGCGCGAGCAGATCCTCAAGGGTGCGGGGTTACGCAAGCTGCCTGTGGAGTTCACCTCGGCGGTGACCGACCATGACGCCAGTGATGCCGCCGGCGACCTTTTGGGTGCCGAGGGGAATCCGTTCTGGCGGGACCATAAGTCCGCCAAAGTAAATTCGATGCGGACGCGAACCCTGATCGAGAAATGCGATCTGGCGGTGGTGCGGTTCGGTGAGAAGTACAAGCAGTGGAATGCCGCTTTCGATGCCGGTTGCTGCGCGGCGCTGGGCAAGCCGTATATCACATTGCATGATGAGGCGATCATTCATCCGCTGAAGGAGGTCGATGGCGCTGCCATGGCGTGGGCGCAGACTACGGATCAGGTGGTCGAAATGCTCGCCTACGTGATCGATCAGAAATAG
- a CDS encoding DUF2237 domain-containing protein, whose product MSEEQIDQSTNVFGEPLEDCSHNPLTGFFRDGCCNTSKLDGGSHTVCVELTAEFLDFSRLRGNDLSTPRPEFGFPGLKPGDRWCLCAARWLEAQQNKAAPRVWLTRTHQRALEVVPLKILREFAIDLN is encoded by the coding sequence GTGTCAGAAGAGCAGATTGATCAATCGACCAATGTTTTTGGAGAACCCCTCGAGGACTGCAGCCACAATCCTCTGACCGGATTTTTCCGCGACGGATGTTGTAATACCAGCAAACTCGATGGGGGCTCCCACACTGTGTGCGTCGAGCTGACGGCAGAGTTCCTCGACTTCTCGCGCCTCCGCGGCAACGACCTCTCGACGCCGCGACCCGAGTTTGGCTTCCCCGGTCTCAAACCCGGAGATCGCTGGTGCCTATGTGCCGCACGGTGGCTCGAGGCGCAACAGAACAAGGCGGCTCCTCGGGTGTGGCTGACCAGGACCCACCAAAGGGCGCTCGAAGTCGTGCCCCTGAAGATCCTGCGCGAATTCGCGATCGACCTGAACTGA